The DNA segment TGTAGGATTAAGCAAATTCAATCATCAATCAGTAAGGGTTCGGGTGCTCTTGGATAAGTTCAGTGGATAAGGAAGCTCTAAATTCTTTTCCGAAACTAGTTTAAGGTTCTTTCTGTAATTCATTCTATTCTATCCTGATTAAGTAGAAGATGAGGATtgataacatttatttattattccaTACTTTCCAATTTTCATAGTTTATAAGTTTGCTAAGTTTGACATTTTGGTTTTTGCCTGGAGTCAATCtctttaatataataatttaattgactaattcaaacttttaaaaatttgttcaaATGGATGGGCTAAACTTaatgtttataatatatagatagataAGAGATCAGTTGTATCTTTATCCAATGAACTAAAATGAATAGATTCTTCAATCCATGATTAAAAAAAGTCAATTTTTTCTTAATGTTTAATAGAGATTCAATATTCTTGTAAAtcgattataatttttttaaagctgAAATTGAGGCAACTACCCACCAATACTAAATTAAAACCCTCCTCTTGATTGAGGGAGAGGATAAGACTAAGAAAACTCTTTTTAAACTAAagaatcatatattatacaaatgGTATTATAATGAAGAATTAGGTTCAttcccatatatatatatatattaaatagacTTTTACACAAAATGAAACTTAAATTATACAGAATATTGCTTCACTCATCTCTTTGCACACCTCACTCTAACCACATAGTTGAAacaatagaaaaatattatatatataaaataaacatgtaCCACGTGATAAACTGTGATTGAACAATTGTATAAGTTGCAAAAAATGATATATGCATTTCGAGATATAccaagtttttgtttttctaaactATTTGATGATAATGATTTATTTTAAGCTAAAACCTAAGTCAAAGAGGTCAAGGGTTCAAATGTTCTTCTCGCAtgtcattttggattaaaaataataaaaaaaataattatcaaaattacaaattagaGATAGAAACTTtatttgaaaagagaaaaaatgacCATCAGTATCGTgttaaactaaaagaaaataaaaagtaagGATCAAGATTACAAATTAAAGACTTTATTtaaaaagaggggaaaaaaactttatttttagaaaaagaaaagtgataAAAGAATTTCCGTTGCCGGGAATCGAACCCGGGTCTCCTGGGTGAAAGCCAGATATCCTAACCGCTGGACGACAACGGAATTTTGGTAATGTtagtaaatatttaatttaaattagataTTTTACATAATTTGTTTTACTTTATTATATTCAGTTTCagtattaaattattcaaaaatatttatcttGGTAACTCTGTAATAACATCAGCTTCTGTTTTCTCAAGTTAATTACTCTCAAAAGGATTTTGAtgcataaaaataaatgatatttgtatttacttttgtgAATTTATCCCCTTACAGATCctataatagtttttttttagataattgtATAAAGATCTAAATCCTTTTTTGCTCCCGAACTATGaattttgttctattttgatccttaaactttaaaaaacgtTCGTTtctagtccttaaactttaaaaaaaattgtttattttggtctttaCCGTTAAGATTCTGTTAACATTAATAAAATTGTGAGGTAGCTTGTAGTTTTTATCTACTCCTTCGATGccactctttttcttctttgtaaaTTGTTACCCTTTCTTTTTTCTCCGGCCATGAGTGCCGCCACTGAAGTTGGTGCTTGTTCCATCAAGATCGTCAAGCAATTCATCACCATCCTCTGTCATAGCTACAACTGCTCCAAATggtattaattttatttttcataaatggGTTTGGATTCTTGTTTTCTGATTCACCCCATTTTGCTTTAAAATGTAGGTAAATGGGAGCCATTGATTTTGGGGACATTACGAAAAGCTAGTGAGAAATGGGGTTTTCATTactcattaattttttttatttccttgtGACAGGAATAGGGATTAATTGATtgtcttttttcctttttgttttgatAGGGTTTTGATGACAACAAAATGGTAGTGAAAATGGTTTGGTGAGGATAAAGTTGTTGAGGAACAAGCAAGAGATGGTGATGAATTACATGAGACATGACATTGCTATGCTCCTTCAGTCTGGTTAGAAAGTTACTGCTAgtattaatttctaaaataatcTAATCAGAGAGATGAAGTAATGAAGcttgtttttaattaaacatgtgAAAAGAGAACAAGATGTTTTACCTGCACAATGCATATTACCAAAAGGGGCCTCAAGATTCAATAATTTTTTCCATTTAGATTTAAACTCATCATAAGGTCTAAAATGGTTTTTgtccattttttaaaacttcCAATTTTGTAATCTTGCTTACATCATGATTAGTCTTGTGTTTGGGATATTCGTGAGTTGAGTTTAGTTGAAAGTAtaggaattaaaataaatattttgaaagtataataactaaaaagaatacattaaaagtatagaaaccaaaataatatttaaactaaaattttagttgattattttcatatattcaatTAAGATTAACAcctcaatattttaaaaaaaaattaataactcaatagtctaaaaaaaaaatattaacaactcaattttaatttatatcatGACAGTTTTCTTTTCAAGGTGCActggagaataaattatcaaaaaaataaagaaattaaattaaatatatgccTATATAATAGTATCCCaagtttttttagaaaaacattactttttaaagttaataataagtttggaTTGGTTCGAGTTGGTCAGGGTTATTTAAAGTGAGCTCATAAACCAATCCAATCATAACATTCTCGTTTATTtaaatccaacccaacccaaaccttatgggttggattgggttttTCGGGTCATCAAGTTTTTTGAACACCTAGTTTATGTCTTCTTCTTTGTAGGTTTTGATCTCGACAGTTTTGTGTTGCAGTGCTAGAGGATATTGATCTACgtgagaaagagaaaagatagaGCGAGACCGAGTAAAGATAGATCGAGGGACCAAGCAAAGATAAAGTGAGAGATCAAACAAGAGCAAGAGACTCAATCTGGATGCGTGAAGTtctattttggtaattttatcCGAACATGACGtcaataaaaagtttttaaaaaccttAATTTCAAAAAGTATGATAGATTTTATTATTCTCCCAACTTTTGGGTCATCCCTCGGTTGAAACCTActgttcttttctttcttttttttttttttaaagcaaaaTCTCATGATATGTATAAGAAtctatttgtttgtttataaaACTGATGTTGGGAGATTGCAAAAATggtaagaataataataataaatataaatatttgtaaatgtAGCAACTACTTTTCAATTTTGCACAAACAAATATCCTTCATGAACATAAGAACCAAAATAGGAAGCTCAAACCGTGATATACCTAATCTGATATTCCTCATAATGCATCGATTTTGAATGTTAATATATCATCGTTAACCAAAATTATTAGATAACATGggatttcatttcaaaattaattgacaaTGAAATGAATAGTTCACCTATCTTAAAAGAGTGTGAGGTCCCTATCACGAATTTTTTGGGCCAAATACCCATTTTGACTTtatagctctgataccatattagatAATATGGGATTCGATCTCAAAACCAATTAACAATGAATGAAATAGTTCATCTATCTTATAAGAGTATAAAACCCTTTGGTTTCTCCAATGTAGGATTCTCAACAAaaatgagcatagctcaactgacataatGTTTATACTGTCGACCTCGAAGTTAGAGATTCAGTTCCATTATAACATAAAAAGCATAACAAAATAGCATTGATGTCACAAATCTTCATAAGATACTAAAATCTTATACGTAGTCTATACATTTCAAAACTGAAATATTGAATGACCAAGTAATCAAGGTGTGTATAGATTAACTCAAAATTTATTACGAATAAATAGTTAAGAAAAAAGGTAATTGATAGTATTCAAAATTCATATACAAAAAACTAATAATCAAATTGGAGCAAAACATCAagtgtaaataataataatgatgattgATGAAGCAAAGTTAATGGCTTAGAGATGTATTGATCACCAGAAAATGAAACTGAATTAGCCACCAGAGTGAGAAACTGGAGTTGTTTCAATATGACCATCCTTTAGAACATGAACAAACTGCTGGGGTAAAGCATGCTCCACCTGTGAGACAGTCATCCAAAGGAATATTCATCAACTCTTCTGTCCCATAACCAAAgtaaacaatttttattgatttacaaAGTTATATATGGACAATAAGACTTTTGAGCTTCAATGtaggtccatcaacttttaataattttttttagttcacaTACTtgattagatacaaaattgaaaagacgaaaacttaaaaacaaaattgcaacCCTCAAATGAAATAACTTATTggatacaaaatgaaaattgaagaacCTATTAGACCTTATTAAAGTTTAGGAACTTGATATTTAAtaacttattaaatatttttttaagttggaaAAACTTTGACACAAGTCTAAAAGTTTAGGTACTATATTTACCTATTAAACCAACAATTATAAGTGTTAaggtcccatttggtaaccatttcgttttggttttttgtttttaaaaattaagcctataaacattacttccacctccaaatttctttatttgttattactttttaccaatggtttaaaaagtCAAGCCAAAATCTGAAATCTAAAACaattagcttttaaaaatttgtttttgttttttaaaatttgactaagaattcaactattgtacttaggAAAGATAAATTGGGAgtaaataggcttaattttcaaaaataaaatagttatcaaatgggacctaaactattcttcatgaatttaacttgattttgactatgtgtttgtttttttatattttgttttaaagaaaataaatgattaTATATTCATAATCACCTATGATTGTGCTAACTTGAGCATAACATAGTTGGTTAAGTCATATCTCCTTAATTAAAAGGTTAAAGATTCAAATCTCCACCGCTCCttttgagttaaaaaaaaaaataataataatgatgatgtaAAATTTCAGTCAACTATTTAAAACACTAACTggaggagttttttttttttttttggggggggggggggggggcggtTTAAAGTTGGCTAAGAGACATTATAATAACCttgaacaaaaattgaaactttagaCAAAGTAGTAATCAGTGTATGAACAACTAATACCGACTtgcctttgaaaaaaaaaaaactgaaagtTCTGATTATACAAAAAATGCACACAATAAAGTATGTATAAGATAGAGATATACCCAATCACCATCTGCATCGCTTCCTCGCACCAAAACATTGATTTCACTTGATTTGGCAGTCGTTATGGACGAGTTCAGAGAGCTGTTGCTTAAATACAATTGACAGCCACCAGTATTATCCACCGAAATAGTGGGAGCCGACCCCTGGATAACCAGAAACTGCTTTATTACATAGATATTAAAACAACTTTGTCAACAAAGAATATAATTCTGTCTTTCTTTATTGTATCCTTTATGCCTTATAACAATGCATCATCATATGGCCATGCAAAATGGGAGCATATATCGTCCGAAAAAGATACCTGACATTGAATCTCAATGCCATTGCAGTTTACAACCTCACATGCAGCCACAACATCCTGTTATTTTTACCACAAGAAAACCAGGCTTACATTAGTTCGTATGAGCTTGACTTCAATGAACTGAAATAGAGTGCCGCTTACTTATTTCGCACTTACAGTGAATACAACTCCTGTCTTACTGCATTTGTCAATTGTTATGTTATTGACCTTTCCTGCACATAGGTGGAAGGAATGGTATAAGTTGTTCATATATGAGTAGTTTTGAAATGGCTCAATATCATGCAAGTGATGTTAAATGAGTGCTTGGAGAGGAGAGTTCAGTAACCAAATCACCTTGAACCTTCAATACAGAATCTTTGCATCCATAAATGTATACCGACTGTTTTGAATCACAGTCTGATATAACCAAGTCCTTTTTTCCAATTTGGTTCTCGATGGCCCACCTTCAAGGATGCAAGATATGAGGGGGGGAAGTGTAAGAATCATAGAGATGTCATTATCTTGAGTAGGGAGGATAATGTTAGGAGACATACTTCCGACCCATTTGAAGCTCGAACTTGGGGTTGGGAGCGACAACTGACTTCGACAAAGAAGGCAAATTTTTATGAACAATTTCATTGGCATTGACAATACCAGTTCTCTCTGCTCGGTTTTTCGTCTTCATGTCATCAGTAACTTTTCTCAGACCTATAATGCAACAGAAACACGAAAAACATAAAGGATATCTGACTGGATACAAATCAATTGACCCTTTTCTaaagattataaatatataaacagAACAAATTGTACCTTCTGTTACAGACTTTCCTGAGCTAATTTCCTGAAACACAGCAGCCATCCCTTCTTTTGGTCGTGCTGACGCTTGAGAAGTTTCAGTGCTAAAGAGGGGAGCTGAGGGAGGTGGAGGAGCAGGAGCACTTGGGGCAGAAACATTCGTTGAAGTAGCTGAAGTCATCTTGCCAGCAGGATTCCAAACTGGTCCCAGAGGATAAAAACTTTTAACATAATCCCTCAAACCTGGCAAGAATAGCTCCTTCATAGCTTTGGCCCACTCAATATGGTTTTGATCTTTGTTTTTAAACTCCACGAGAATCTAGATTAGAATTTATGATAACTGAGAATGAATACAGCCTTGAAAATATTTATCCAGCTACTCAGCATAGATAAGAAATTTACAGGAGCTACTAACATCAAGACTGcattaaatttcaaatcatacttccaatttttaaatttttcttgttCATCAATCTATTTCTTTATGTTGAATCATGGATTGGCTAAGAGTACAAGGCAGACAAACCACAAACAAAAGAGGATAAATTAAGTTTGTAAATTATAACGAATTGCAAACAAGGTTTAAACTAGCACATACGAGTTACCACAAGGCAGAAAGCCATTTTGAGCATGTTTTTATTGCATCATTGAAAACAATTTCTTACATATTTACGTAGGTTGATTAGTGTTCTTTCTTATATCATGAATATATCAACTAACGTGCCATATTTAATGTACCTTGTTGCTGTAAAACTCAGCCGTTTGCCAACTTTCCTCAACATGTGCTATGGGCATGCTCATACCTACAAAAAGTATCATAGGGGAATTAGAAGGCTTGAATTGAGGCAACATTTACCATGGAAGAAACGTCATAAATCATTAGGAATCTGAAAAATTGGGCCTAACTGATTACCTTTGATATTGTTACTAACGTCTAGGACCCACTTCcaaatatgtaataaaaaacGCAAATTAATTAACGAGTGCTCAAtctttacatttaaaaatgatGTCGATGTCGTTATCATTACTGTTGTAgcatgaaaattatgaattaatcaCATTTACTATTACCATTACCGTTGTCATTTGATCCTGAACgataataaaaatagtaaatgtgtcaaattcataattctaagtaaaccTAATAAAAAATATGATTATGTTTGTGATTATAACCATTACAATTGatttatcaataaaatctcattacgattacaccaattttcattgCGGATTGGTAAACGAGGCCTGAAACTACACATTTCCATCCCTAACataaaatgaataattaaaaacatcTTCATACCACACTCTTTTCCCGTATACGCAATCCAGGCTAAAGCCGAGAGAGCATCAGCAACAGTCTTTAAATGGTTAAAGAACTCAGATCTTCTCCCTGTTGTCAATGTGTTTGCCTTCAAAATCACTTCGTTCAGTGGCTTGAGAAATCCAGCCAACCCCGCAAGATCAGGTTTCTGCAGATCACAAGGAAAGCATTCAACCAAACAAAGCGATTCGTTCTGAGCGAGAGACATTGCAAACTTGAGATGCTACTCCATAATTTGTAAATTAACATTATATTTTGAAGATTCTCAAATAACATAACCACGATTAAAAATCCACGGAAACAAAGATACAGGACAAACAACCTCATCGATCAACGAATTCATCAAATCGTCGTTCAAAAAGGGGGGAAAAACCGATTACCTTCGCTTGCTTGACCTTAACAAGAAGCTCCTTCTCAACAGAAAAGGCTTCTTCCACAATCCTCGTGGCCTCGAGGACTTGACCTCCTATCTTCTCAGCAGCATCGGACACTTTCCGAACGTAATTCCTCATCAGATCCTCAAAAGCCAAAATTGGAGGCTCCGACGCCGCATTGTCGTCACTTTCCAATGAAACACCGCGAGTGGAGAACGCGGCCGGAGACAGTGCCTCGAGACGACACACGGCGGATTCAAGACGTTGAATCAATTTCTCCTCCATATCCACGACCGGAAACGCAAAAAACTCACTCTCAGAATTCAGATCAGATCCACGAAGAAAtgtaaggaagaagatgaatattCCATTTCAACGATTCCAAATCGAAATCAAAAGCTTTTAGCTTcggattttagttgttgtttgGTTGATTTTCTTCTTTAGCGGTTTCAATGATGAAGAGTTCTGCAACTTTGCGCGGGTTCATTCGTTTTGGTTTACGAAGGGCAATTCCGGGAGTTTGAAGAATTACACGTGGCAATTTTCGAGCAATTTCTAATGGTTGCTTGCCACGTGTTACCTTTGGGATTAAAAGAACTACGGGccgtttatttattttgttggaAGGTAGATAATTTGGAAATAGTTAATAACTATGTTTGTTTTATAAGATTTCTTATTTAcctaatgttttaaaaatatcctattttataattaatttaatataatttaaatttatataacatatatgttataattaatttgaatttcatttttaaattaatatagtttgattattttatttgttatcttctcgacaaaataatatatattgatttaagattttttttttataaaaacaaatattaatctgaatttgaatatttttctaaaaaaaataaaaagaactaCAATATAAGGaccttttattatattattgttgttttgaaaacttattaggaaAATAGGGTAGTTTTGAAACTAATTAGAGAAATGTTGTTGTTTTATAGGATCaaggctagaagtcgagggttgagaaTTCGATGAATATGGAGGTCGAAGGTTGAGAACTCGATAAGCAAAAGAAGAGTGGGAGTCTAGGTATATAAAgagggttgtcgaaggttgaagtttcgacatacataagtcgaaaattcaaccctcgacaaggaagataagtcGAAGGTTGAANNNNNNNNNNNNNNNNNNNNNNNNNNNNNNNNNNNNNNNNNNNNNNNNNNNNNNNNNNNNNNNNNNNNNNNNNNNNNNNNNNNNNNNNNNNNNNNNNNNNNNNNNNNNNNNNNNNNNNNNNNNNNNNNNNNNNNNNNNNNNNNNNNNNNNNNNNNNNNNNNNNNNNNNNNNNNNNNNNNNNNNNNNNNNNNNNNNNNNNNNNNNNNNNNNNNNNNNNNNNNNNNNNNNNNNNNNNNNNNNNNNNNNNNNNNNNNNNNNNNNNNNNNNNNNNNNNNNNNNNNNNNNNNNNNNNNNNNNNNNNNNNNNNNNNNNNNNNNNNNNNNNNNNNNNNNNNNNNNNNNNNNNNNNNNNNNNNNNNNNNNNNNNNNNNNNNNNNNNNNNNNNNNNNNNNNNNNNNNNNNNNNNNNNNNNNNNNNNNNNNNNNNNNNNNNNNNNNNNNNNNNNNNNNNNNNNNNNNNNNNNNNNNNNNNNNNNNNNNNNNNNNNNNNNNNNNNNNNNNNNNNNNNNNNNNNNNNNNNNNNNNNNNNNNNNNNNNNNNNNNNNNNNNNNNNNNNNNNNNNNNNNNNNNNNNNNNNNNNNNNNNNNNNNNNNNNNNNNNNNNNNNNNNNNNNNNNNNNNNNNNNNNNNNNNNNNNNNNNNNNNNNNNNNNNNNNNNNNNNNNNNNNNNNNNNNNNNNNNNNNNNNNNNNNNNNNNNNNNNNNNNNNNNNNNNNNNNNNNNNNNNNNNNNNNNNNNNNNNNNNNNNNNNNNNNNNNNNNNNNNNNNNNNNNNNNNNNNNNNNNNNNNNNNNNNNNNNNNNNNNNNNNNNNNNNNNNNNNNNNNNNNNNNNNNNNNNNNNNNNNNNNNNNNNNNNNNNNNNNNNNNNNNNNNNNNNNNNNNNNNNNNNNNNNNNNNNNNNNNNNNNNNNNNNNNNNNNNNNNNNNNNNNNNNNNNNNNNNNNNNNNNNNNNNNNNNNNNNNNNNNNNNNNNNNNNNNNNNNNNNNNNNNNNNNNNNNNNNNNNNNNNNNNNNNNNNNNNNNNNNNNNNNNNNNNNNNNNNNNNNNNNNNNNNNNNNNNNNNNNNNNNNNNNNNNNNNNNNNNNNNNNNNNNNNNNNNNNNNNNNNNNNNNNNNNNNNNNNNNNNNNNNNNNNNNNNNNNNNNNNNNNNNNNNNNNNNNNNNNNNNNNNNNNNNNNNNNNNNNNNNNNNNNNNNNNNNNNNNNNNNNNNNNNNNNNNNNNNNNNNNNNNNNNNNNNNNNNNNNNNNNNNNNNNNNNNNNNNNNNNNNNNNNNNNNNNNNNNNNNNNNNNNNNNNNNNNNNNNNNNNNNNNNNNNNNNNNNNNNNNNNNNNNNGTTTCGACCATCGACAAGCTTGTCAAGTCACATCCCTGCTGCCCCGCTACCAAGTCTGCCCGCTACTGTGTTGACCGATTCCCTGCATGGCATGCTGCCCTCACAACTTAACATGCATGTACACTGCCGCTCAACCACCCCTTTAAATTTCCCAACCGTGGTCGAGTGTTCAACACTCACCCTACTCTTTTTAATCCCTTTCCCAATCTCTCTCCttgagcatatatactacaaatgatgggtggaagtctgttttcagataaatcaagtcattttgttcacttgatgttcctgccactattagctaacctccatgatgcggggGCGGTATTAGTGGGGTGGAGCAtatttggcatggttgtatagacaactatgcaaagcaacaagacctaaggttcgagagatagatgggcctctcatacttttgcaattATGGGCTTTGGTGTGATTTCtaacaatggctccacaactacaacatgttaatggcgctcagttagttggacgaacCTACAGTTcttggtatgttgttttaattcaatttaatttttatatcactgatctggttaatttagattctaaattatcaatttaaaaatttaggtggagagacaaattttgtatGACTacgacagccacacatgtagtcagccagtatagatacatgtttgatctgcttcaacctgatcaggtacattacatttaacctaattgattattttatacacatttttattgtatttgtctttaatgttctctaatataatactttgtgtttcaggttatttgggagccgtacaaaattattatgcatactttggctaatttttgtacgaatggtcaaaatatatagcggacgatgagtcctctcatatgttttcacattggtgagtggcatattcctgacagggtgatgagacaattcggtttttagcaggatgtcccatcgtCTTGTAATAttgaacccgtactgcatgatattgacctaaggactggagattggtccgaaaaagttgcacatttggtagtgagatggcactatcgtgtaaggtttattgcaatgggagtttctcttgaacagtttgacacggATGTtactccagaatatattcattggtataataatatcgcAAGGCGCTGCGTCACTCGTCCGGAGCAGCtatgggtcatctggtaaataaaagaatattatctaattatttttaatttaaatattgtctaattgttttataattcacagagatcgaacaacagtagactccgtgaggttgcgaatgatccgaactaggttcttgctatatatagtgacaaccaaagctatatgaaggaaatacattatatgtacgatatacctattgttcctccaccagctcctagacgtagaggacctatTCGGTACTGTTGAAGATGAGTTTGATAAGGTTgcccataatgtggaagagtttccccctatgatgcagacgcagagtcaaactgattatgttagtccgatgatgatgatgccagcatttggttcaggacattacaACTCAGAGGCTgatccttcgtcttcatacgtgcatggacatggtcggggtcgtggagagcataatgaatatttatattatgaagcgcctgcagaggtaccagagaaacatcaagaagaactcgagtaacctcaagttcgaagttgatgacgacaac comes from the Benincasa hispida cultivar B227 chromosome 5, ASM972705v1, whole genome shotgun sequence genome and includes:
- the LOC120078410 gene encoding cyclase-associated protein 1 translates to MEEKLIQRLESAVCRLEALSPAAFSTRGVSLESDDNAASEPPILAFEDLMRNYVRKVSDAAEKIGGQVLEATRIVEEAFSVEKELLVKVKQAKKPDLAGLAGFLKPLNEVILKANTLTTGRRSEFFNHLKTVADALSALAWIAYTGKECGMSMPIAHVEESWQTAEFYSNKILVEFKNKDQNHIEWAKAMKELFLPGLRDYVKSFYPLGPVWNPAGKMTSATSTNVSAPSAPAPPPPSAPLFSTETSQASARPKEGMAAVFQEISSGKSVTEGLRKVTDDMKTKNRAERTGIVNANEIVHKNLPSLSKSVVAPNPKFELQMGRKWAIENQIGKKDLVISDCDSKQSVYIYGCKDSVLKVQGKVNNITIDKCSKTGVVFTDVVAACEVVNCNGIEIQCQGSAPTISVDNTGGCQLYLSNSSLNSSITTAKSSEINVLVRGSDADGDWVEHALPQQFVHVLKDGHIETTPVSHSGG